The region GGCGAGATGCCGGCCGACTCGACCAGCCTGGACATGGACTCCGACCGGATCGTCCTGACCGCCTACCTGCACTGTGTCGGCGGCAACGCCGCAGCAGCCAGAGCGGTGGCCGGGCGAGTCCGCGGACAACTGCTCAACGTGGTGCCGGTGATAGCCGGTCGGGAATGCTGGCCGATCCGTCAGGACGACGGTCAACCACCGCAGCGGGACGAGACCACCGGGGTGCTGGTGATGGATCAGGTGGACGTCTACAGGCTGGAGACGCTACCGGCCTAGCGCTGCCGGAAATGGTGCAGCAGGGTCACCAGCACGTAGCTCACCCCGGCGACCGCCGCGAACACGGTGACGCGGACACCGCCAGTCAGGCCAGCCGTACCGCACAGGGCCGATAGCAGCAGCCCGACCGCGATGGCAAGGAGTACCCGGTTGCCGGTGTGGGCGAGGCTCCACCGTGATTCCTGCTGAGTCATGCCGGCCACCGTACCGGCCATTTGCAATCTTCAACCTCCCCTGGTCGGTGGAGGTCATTGTCATGGAGGTGACATCAGCATGGCGCTCTTGACCGCCTCGTCGGTCACACAGTCCGCGTCGAACGTCGCTCCGGCGGCGATCGGCACCAGCAACACGATTTCGGCGGGGGACATCGGCACCCGGGGGTGCCTGCTCAACGTCATCAACGGGGCGGCGGCGAGCGTGGATGTGACGCTGGTCGATCCGGGCCGTACCCCGGCTGGTAACGCCGGTTTGGTGTCGGCGCAGGCGGTGGCCAACGGCACCGACCGGTGGTTCCGGCTCGGTCCCGCCCTGGTGGATCCGGCGACCGGTGTGGCCACGGTGACCGTGTCTGCGGCCGCGTCGGTTACCTACAAGCTGATCCGGCTGTGAGGCGGAGATGACGACCTGGACGTGGATGCGGCACCCGCAGACTGGGGGTGTGCAGCGGTTCGCCGACGCGGCCGTATCAGCCTGGCGGGCGGAGGGCTGGGAACCGTGCGACCCGCCCGCCGAACCCAACCTGGCGATCGGCGGGGATCACCCCGCGCTTACCGCCCCCGAGCAGCCGGCCCCACCGGTGACCACAAAGACCCGGCGGGCATCCGCCACAGAAGAAAAGGAGTAGCACCGTGGCGGACATCATCGTCGACGGCAAGATCCTCGTCTACTGGCTGCCGGCCGTCGCCAACCTGGCTGCGCCGACGGTGGCCGAGCTGAACGCCGGGATCAAGCTGTCCCGCATCCTGACCAAGGACGGCCTGCCGGGCTGGGAACCGGACACTGCCCGGGTCGAGACGACCCCACTGGACGGCAAGTTCAACACCAACAAGGTCGGTCGATCCTCGTTCGGTGACCCCATGTTCCGCTTCAAGAAGCAGACGGGCGTCGACACGATCTACAACACGCTGGTGAAGGAGGCGGAGGGCATCGTCGCCATCCGCCGAGACATCGACCGTGACGTGGCGTGGGCGGCTGGCCAGCCGGTGGAGATGTACCCGGCCCAGTGCGGCGAGACGAAGCGCCTCGCCATCGAGGAGAACACCGTCAGCCGGTACGAGGTGCCGATCACCATCACCGACGAGCCGGAGCTGCGCGCCACCGTCGCGGCCTGACCGCGCCCCCTATACGAGAGGGCAGACCACCTGGCCCGGTCTGCCCTCTCCACGCGTCCAGGGCCAGGGCGAAGGGCCAGGACATGAGCATCAAGGACAAAATCAAGCGGGCACGGCTCGCCGAGCGGGACGTGCCGCTGTGCCTCGACGGCGCGCTGGTCGCAGAGATCGAGGCGGCCGACCGGGAGCTACAGCGACTGTCTCAACAGCCGTCGGCGGATAGCCTCGACGGTGGCGGGGAGCTGCGCGAGGTCGCCGAGCGGATCGAGGCGCTCCGCTCGGCGATGGCCGACAGCACCGTCGAGTTCCGTCTACGGGCCATCCCGGGCAACCGGTGGCAGGCGTTCCTCGACCAGCACCCGCCACGCCGAGACGGCGACGGCAACGTGGTCGCGCGAGACCGGGCGCTCGGTGTCAACATCGACGAGTTCTTCCCGGCGCTGGTGCGCCGCTGCCTGGTGTCTCCGGTGTTGGACGACGAGGACTGGACTGCGCTGTTCGGGTCCGACGAGGTCGACGGGGCGTTGTCCGACCGGCAGTGTGACCAGCTTTTCGACGTGGCGTGGGCCATCAACCGCAAAGAGGTCGACGTCCCTTTCTCGCTCGCCGCCTCGCGGATTCTGCGGACCTCCGAGTCCGAGTAGAGGCGGCCGAACGACTCGGCATCTCTCCCCGCCGACTGGACGGGTGGGAGCCCCGGGAGACAACCCGGCACTACTACGACCGGTCTGGTCGGCTGGTCCGGTCCGTGACCTGCCGCGAACCGGAATGGTCCGACGACGACCGCGCGTGGATGTTGGCGCTGGCCTACTACCGGGACACCCGCTGCCCTCTGTGCGGCGGTGACATCCGGGACTGCACCGCCCCGGAGGACGACGTGGTGGTGACGGTTCCGCCGCCGCGGCGGTGCTTGGCCACGGACGAGCTGCGGCTGGCAACGGACCAGCACAAGGACAAGCCGGGCGCTGGCGCGCTGTTGTGGCGTACCGAGGTGAGGAGGCGGTGACCTGTGGCCCTGCGGACTGTGGGGGTGCGTCTCCAAGCGGAGGTGGCTGGCTACATGGCCGGCCTGCGGCAGGCCCGGTCCGCCACTCGGGATTTCGTCGCGGAGCTGGACAAGGCCGCCCGCGCCGGCCGGTTGGACGCGGTTGCTGACCAGGCCGGTCAGTTGGGTCTGGGCTTGGTCGCCGGGTTCGGCCTAGCTGTGGCTGCCAGCGCCCGGTTCGAGAAGCAACTCTCGGCGGTGGAGGCGGCAACGCACGCCAGCGCATCCGAGATGGAGCAGCTGCGGGCTGCCGCGCTCGAGGCCGGCAAGGACACCGCGTACAGCGCCACCGAGGCCGCGGCTGCGGTCGAAGAGTTGGCGAAGGCCGGTGTCGAGACCAGTGACATTCTCGGCGGTGGCCTGTCTGGTGCCCTGGATCTGGCGGCGGCCGGTCAGATGGAGGTCGCGGAGGCGGCCGAAACCGCAGCGTCGGCGATGACCCAGTTCGGCCTGGCCGGGTCGCAGGTGCCGCACGTGGCGGATCTGCTCGCTGCCGGTGCCGGCAAGGCGCAGGGCAGCGTGCACGACATGGGCATGGCCCTCAACCAGGCCGGTCTCGTGTCGGCGCAGATGGGTCTGTCCATCGAGGACACCGTCGGCACGCTGACATCGTTCGCGTCCGCCGGCCTGCTCGGCTCTGATGCTGGCACGTCGCTCAAGACCGCGTTGTTGATGTTGGCCAACCCGACGGACAAGGCCGCCGGGTTGATGGAGGAGTTGGGCATCCAGGTCTACGACTCCAGCGGCCAGTTCGTGGGCATCACCGCGCTGGCCGGGCAGCTCAAGACCCAGCTCGGCGGGCTGACCCAGGAGCAGCGCAATAGCGCGCTCGCCACGATCTTCGGGGCGGACGCGATCCGGGCCGCGTCGATCCTTTACGAGCAGGGTGCCGACGGCATCCAGACGTGGATCACCAAGGTCGACGACCAGGGTTACGCGGCTGATACGGCCAGGCGGAAGACCGACAACCTGATTGGCGACATTGAGCGGCTCAAGGGGGAGTTGGAGACGCTGGCGATTCAGGCCGGCTCGACCTCCGATGGCGGTCTTCGCTGGCTGGTGCAAGCTGCTGAGGCGCTCGTGTCGCAGTTCGGGTCGTTGCCGCCGGCTGTGTCCGGTACGGCGGTGGCATTGGCCGGCGCGGCCGGTGCGGCGCTGCTGCTCGGCGCGGGCTGGCTCAAGGCGAGGCGCACCAACGCGGAGATGCTGACGGAGCTGCGGGCGACTGGTCCGGTCGGGGAGCGTGCCGCCCGGGGTATGCAGTCCGCGCAGCGGGGTGCCACCAGGGCCGCCGTCGCGTTCGTAGCGTTGCAGGTCGCGGGGGCGGCCCTCAACGCAATGCAGAAAGACCTCAATCCGCAGATCGAGGCTCTCGGTACCGGGCTCGCCGAGTGGGGCAAGTCCGGCAAGCTCGCAGGTGAGGCCGCGCGCCTGCTCGGCGAGGACCTGGACGACCTCAACGTCGGCCTCAAGTTCTTGGCCGACACGGACAACAACCGCCGGCAGTTCGCCCGATGGGGTCAGGATCTGCTGGAGACGGTCGTGCCCGGCCTCGACGGCACCAACACCAGCCTCACCCGGACGCGTGAGCGGGTGGAGGCAATGGACCAGGCCCTCGCTGGTCTGGTGCAGGGCGGCAACGCCGCATCGGCCAGCGCCGCATTCCAGCGGCTGGCCGAGGCTGCTGAGAAGGAGGGCGTCTCGGTCGAAGAGCTGCGCAAGCTGTTCCCCGCCTACGCCGCTGCTCTCGAAACGGCGGGCGCTGCGACCGGTAAGACCGCTGGCCAGGTCGGCGGGCTCGGTGCGACAGCCGCTGAGAGCGCCCAGGAGGTCGAGAAGCTCAAGGAAGCCTTCGATGCCCTCTTCGGCGCGCAGATGTCCCTCGACCAGGCCACGCTGAAGTACCACCAGGGCCTGGCCGATCTGAAGGCCGAGTTGCTCGACGGGAAGCGGACGCTGGACCTGAACAGCCAGGCCGGTCAGGACAACCGCGCCGCCGTGCTACAGCAGCTCCAGGCGATCGACGCCCTGCGGCAGGCGCGCGTTGCGCATGGCATGACGCTCGACGACGCGAACGCGAAGTACCAGCGGGAGGTCGAGGGCCTGCGTGCCACCCTGCTGGCGGCCGGCTACACGAAGGCGGCGGTCGACGAGCTGCTCGGCGCCTACCTGGCAATCCCGGACCAGGTGCAGACGGAGGTGTCCGCGCCAGGAACAGCCGCGGCGACGAAGAACGTCAAGGATCTGAACTACAACCTCGGTGTTGTGCCGAGCAAGAAGGTCGTTGGGATCTGGGCAAACACGGCCAGCGCGAACGCAGCCATCGCTGCGGTGAAGGCGAAGATCGCCGAGTTGCGCGATCGGAAAATCTACATTACGGGCACCGTGTACTGGACCAGCAAGGGTGACCTCAAAGTGCCGGGCGGCACCCAGGTCAAGCGGTCCGCCGGTGGCCCGATCCACGGCACCGGGCCGAAAGGCGTCGACTCCGTGCCGGTGCTGGCCGCCCCTGGTGAGCACGTCCTGACGGCCCGGGAGGTTGATGCGGCTGGCGGGCATGCGGCGGTGGAGGCGTGGCGGCAGTCACTGCTGCGGCCCGCGCCTGTGTCGTACCAGTCGGTGCCGACCTCCACCGCCGTCCCGGCCGCGTCATCCGTGTCGCCGGAGATGCTTGCCGCTGCTGTCCGGTCCGCCCTGGTCGGGGTGTCTGTGCAGATGGACGGCCGGACGGTCGGCTACATCCAGGGCCGCGAGGCCAACGTATTCGCCCGAGTGTGAAGGCAGGCTGATTTGTACGAGCTGCAGTTCGTTGACACGATCACCGCGGATCCTGTTGTACGGCTGGATCTTGCTCGGCCGCCGTGGAGGCTACGTGATGGCACCAGCTTCGGGCTGCCGGAGTTGCGCCGGTCCGCGGTGTCCACACTGCTGGTTGACGGCGAGCGGTATCCGGCAGCGGCGTACGGCAACCGCACGCTCCACGTGGTTCTACAAGTAGCCGGCACGGATGACGAGGTCGCTGCGGAGCTGCAGCGGCTGCATCGGGAGTTGGACCGGCCGACCGGCCTGCTGCGATATCGGCCGGGCACGAGCGAGCCGGTGTTCTTCCGGACGTTTCGGTCCGGTCCGGGGTCGGTGGTGTGGAATCCGTTCACCAAGGAGGTCGCTGCCTCAATCCCGGCCGACCCGTTCGCCTACGGCCTGCGGGTCGACCTGCCGGTGTGGTCGGCGGTCGCTGACCCTGCTACCGGCATGTACCTCGACGTAGCCGATGTGCAGGGCGATGTGGAGACGCCGCTGTTCCTGCGGGTCGACAACGGGGTGATCGATACTGGACGTCGCATGTCGGCCATCGGTGTGCGCCGCTGGGGTGACCCGGCGGCGGTGCCGTATGTGTTGCAGGCGGAGTCCATGTCGCCGTCCGCGAGTACCACTGTGCAGCCCAACGATCCGGCGATGAGTGGTGCCGGCAGCAACTACCAGCGGTGTACGTTCGGCATTTCGGGCATGACGACCCGCCTGTCGGCGACCCACCCGGCTACGCCGAGCCCTGAGGTGCGCGGCACCTATCGGGTGTGGTGCCGGGCGCGGAAGACCGTCGCTGCGGATACGATCCAGATGCGGCTGACAGTGTCCCTGGACGGTGCGACGGTCACCGGTGACACAGTGACCCTGCCGACTGGAATCGTGCCCCGGTGGGTGGATCTGGGGCTGGTGCAGTATCCGATGGGGCCGGATCCGGCTACGGACGGCTACTCGGGAACGCCGCTGGCGGTGCGGGGGCAAACGTTGCTGCTGGAGGCGGCGCGGCTGCTCGGCACCGGCAACCTCGACATCGACGCACTGGCGTTCGTCCCGGCGGATGACCGGCTGTGTCTGATCAAATGGTCGGCGTTCAGCGGTCCTATCCATTTTGTGGTCGACTCGGCCGCTGATCGGGTGTACGGGGTCGGCGCGTCTGGTGAGGTGCGTGCCAGCGAACTGGTGGAGGTGGCCGGCGGATATCCGATGGTCAGCCCCGGTGTCACCAACCGGCTGCACTGGATTTGGGATGTGGGATCGACCAGCGCCCCCGGCGCTGGACTGACGATCTCGGTCGACGTCAACCCCTACTACTGGCCCCGGTACCTGTACGTGAGGCCGGTGGCGTCATGAGCCTGCCTATCCCACTGACGGTGCGGCTGTCCACGTCGCGGGCGTTGCGGCACATCACCCGGGACGTGCGAGACCTAACGTTCGGCTGGTCGGACCCGGGCGGATACACATCTTGCCGGGTGTCCCTGGACCGGCCGCTTACTTTGCAGCCGGACGAGATCGCTTACTACGGCATCCTCACCGTGCACGATGCCCGCACCGGGATGACGGTGTGGGAGGGCCGCCTGGAGGATCCGGGCCGGTCGGCCGGCTCGGATGGGCAGGTGTGGGACCTGGCGGCCCTCGGCGGCCAGGTCCACACGAGGGACCGCACGATTCCGCTGATCTACGTGGACCAGCCGATGACCGGACTGGAGAGGGTCGACAACGCCACCCCGGGGGCGCAGGACTCGGTCGGCGCGGACCCGGGCGACACGACCGGCCTCCGGCAGGCCCTCGTCCTGCAATTCCCGTCTGGCCAGCCGGTGGTGACCAACTCGCGGGTGACCGTCCGGTACACCGCGGTACAGCGGGCAGGGCAGCGGCTGGCCCGCTGCGACTACCAGTGGGACGGCGGGCAAACGTCGAGCAACCTGCGGGTGGAGGCGATAGCCCGCACCGACGGGAGCCTCGGCGGGGGGTCGGTGGCCCGCTCGGACAACATCTCCACCGCCGGCGGCGGGTCGTCTCCTCGGGTGATCGGCACCCACTGGTCCACGGACCGCAACACCCTGGACTGGCGGCTCACCTACGTCGGTGGCGGCGGAACCGTCACCACCGACGACAACTGGGCGTCGATCTGGAACATGGTGGTGCTGGGCACCCGGTACAACAAGTCCGGCACCGAGCTGGGCGTCTACCCGAACAGCTATGTGCTCGCCTCCGAGGTGGCGGAGGATCTGCTCGGCCGACTGCTCACCCAGTACGACGGGCCGGGGGCGACGATTGTCACCACCACCCACCAGATCGACCAGCTCGCCTACCCGGACGGGGTCGACCCGGCCCGAATCCTGGAGGACCTGCTAACTCTGGAGGCCGGCCACACGTGGCGGGTGTGGGAGCGGGGCCCCACCGGCCGATATCGGTTCGAGTTTGTTCCAACGCCATCCCAGGTGCGGTACGAGGCGAGCGTGGTCGACGGCTACGACAGCCAGGGCAGCGCAGATGGCCTCTACAACCGGGTCACCGTGCTGTGGCGAGACTCCGGCGGGCACATCCGCACCACCGAACGCACCGCCACCGTGCCGCTGCTGGACGCCGCCGGCCTGATCCGGCAGGGCCGCATCGACCTCGGCAGCGCGGTCGGATCCGTAGCCGACGCGCAGCGCGCGGGGGACCAGTGGCTGGCTGACCGCCGCTACCCGCCCAACGCGGGCAGGCTTCGTATCGCCCGCCCGATCTTGGATTTGCAGACCGGGCGGATGGTGCAGCCGTGGGAGATCCGTCCCGGGCTGATCCGAG is a window of Micromonospora polyrhachis DNA encoding:
- a CDS encoding phage tail tube protein; this encodes MADIIVDGKILVYWLPAVANLAAPTVAELNAGIKLSRILTKDGLPGWEPDTARVETTPLDGKFNTNKVGRSSFGDPMFRFKKQTGVDTIYNTLVKEAEGIVAIRRDIDRDVAWAAGQPVEMYPAQCGETKRLAIEENTVSRYEVPITITDEPELRATVAA
- a CDS encoding phage tail tape measure protein, with the protein product MALRTVGVRLQAEVAGYMAGLRQARSATRDFVAELDKAARAGRLDAVADQAGQLGLGLVAGFGLAVAASARFEKQLSAVEAATHASASEMEQLRAAALEAGKDTAYSATEAAAAVEELAKAGVETSDILGGGLSGALDLAAAGQMEVAEAAETAASAMTQFGLAGSQVPHVADLLAAGAGKAQGSVHDMGMALNQAGLVSAQMGLSIEDTVGTLTSFASAGLLGSDAGTSLKTALLMLANPTDKAAGLMEELGIQVYDSSGQFVGITALAGQLKTQLGGLTQEQRNSALATIFGADAIRAASILYEQGADGIQTWITKVDDQGYAADTARRKTDNLIGDIERLKGELETLAIQAGSTSDGGLRWLVQAAEALVSQFGSLPPAVSGTAVALAGAAGAALLLGAGWLKARRTNAEMLTELRATGPVGERAARGMQSAQRGATRAAVAFVALQVAGAALNAMQKDLNPQIEALGTGLAEWGKSGKLAGEAARLLGEDLDDLNVGLKFLADTDNNRRQFARWGQDLLETVVPGLDGTNTSLTRTRERVEAMDQALAGLVQGGNAASASAAFQRLAEAAEKEGVSVEELRKLFPAYAAALETAGAATGKTAGQVGGLGATAAESAQEVEKLKEAFDALFGAQMSLDQATLKYHQGLADLKAELLDGKRTLDLNSQAGQDNRAAVLQQLQAIDALRQARVAHGMTLDDANAKYQREVEGLRATLLAAGYTKAAVDELLGAYLAIPDQVQTEVSAPGTAAATKNVKDLNYNLGVVPSKKVVGIWANTASANAAIAAVKAKIAELRDRKIYITGTVYWTSKGDLKVPGGTQVKRSAGGPIHGTGPKGVDSVPVLAAPGEHVLTAREVDAAGGHAAVEAWRQSLLRPAPVSYQSVPTSTAVPAASSVSPEMLAAAVRSALVGVSVQMDGRTVGYIQGREANVFARV